Below is a window of Fervidobacterium pennivorans DSM 9078 DNA.
TATGGAAAAATGGATATCCTGAGGGATGGAACAGATGGTGTGATATACGCTATAGGTTCCGCTGTCCCACATGCACTTAAAGCCCATGAAATTTTGAAAAGCAAAGGTCTCAATTTTGCGGTTATCAACGTGAGTTGTCCATATGATTTGGATGAAGAAGTGCTCAGAAAATACTCGAATTTTGTTGTCACGGTTGAAGACCACAACGTGCTGAACGGGTTAGGTAGTCTCATAGCCCAAAAACTTTTCGAAATGCGCATACTACCGGGTAGGTTCATCAAACTCGGCTTAGATGATTTCCCTGTTTCTGGTGATGCAAAACTGCTCTTTAAAATCTACGGACTAAGCGGAGAAAGGATTGCCGAAACCATCGTTTCAAAATTTCAATGAGCTGTGTTGTAAGATTGTAAAAGAAAGTGCGGGAGGGATACTCCCGCATTTATTTTTAATTTTTGGTGAAATACTTGGAATTTTTGGAAATTTAATGTATAATATTATCAGCAAAGCGTAGGAGTGGTTTAAATGCCTAGGAGTATGACAGGATATGCAAAGGTTCAAAGAATAATTGAAGATTACAAAATTACGTGCGAAGTGAAGACGTTGAATTCAAAGGGACTTACAATCGACGTCTCAATGAATTACTTTCTTAACTCGAAAGAGCTTGATGCCATAACAAAGATAAAAGAATACATTTCCAGAGGGAAAGTTAGTGCAAGGATTTGGGTGAAATTCATCAAACCAATCCAAGTTTCTGTTGACTACTCTCTGCTCAAAACATATTACGACGCGCTTTCCGACATCAGAGAGAATTTGAACATTCCAATGCCTGTTAGCTTAGAACATTTACTTACATTCAGAGATGCATTTCAATTTGAGATAAGTAACGAAGAGATTGAAAATGCTTGGCAACATGCGAAAGCAGTTTTGGAGGAAGCACTGATTGAGGTAGTCAAGGAGAGGAAAATCGAAGGTGAAAAACTAACAAAAGATTTGGTAGAGATGGTAGAAAAGATGCAGTCAATTGTGGAGAGAATAAACGAAAAAGCGGTGGAGATTCCAAAAGTAGTTGCGCAAAGGATTAAAACAAACACACGTGAGTTGCTACCTGATGATATAGAGCTTAATAGAGAACTTTTTGAAAGTGCGGTTGCACTTATCGCCGATAGAGCAGACATACGCGAAGAGCTTGTCAGGTTGGATAGCCATCTCAAAAGAACGCGCGAGTTGCTCTCGAAAGATGAACCCATAGGTGACATGCTGAATTTCATATCACAAGAAATCCTAAGGGAGTTCAATACGATATTATCAAAGAGCAGATTCACCGATATTACCAACCTCGCACT
It encodes the following:
- a CDS encoding YicC family protein, whose translation is MPRSMTGYAKVQRIIEDYKITCEVKTLNSKGLTIDVSMNYFLNSKELDAITKIKEYISRGKVSARIWVKFIKPIQVSVDYSLLKTYYDALSDIRENLNIPMPVSLEHLLTFRDAFQFEISNEEIENAWQHAKAVLEEALIEVVKERKIEGEKLTKDLVEMVEKMQSIVERINEKAVEIPKVVAQRIKTNTRELLPDDIELNRELFESAVALIADRADIREELVRLDSHLKRTRELLSKDEPIGDMLNFISQEILREFNTILSKSRFTDITNLALEGKYLVSQFKEQIMNIE